One window of the Cryptomeria japonica chromosome 7, Sugi_1.0, whole genome shotgun sequence genome contains the following:
- the LOC131037178 gene encoding G-type lectin S-receptor-like serine/threonine-protein kinase SD2-5 → MITGEYLSSSHHFVSLLLSFLFISCSQCSQYSESTARSSATAYRGTTWINSIHTLDFLPSSFYADALVRPILLTPTILYNNLNLQFGCGFFCYGSPCDTGYQFATFFAIRDNNGKLLDMQMVWSSNREQMVQENATLALTSTGVVLRDADGTLIWSTNTSNHDFQGMMIQESGNLILFNMSSGIIWQSFDHPTDTALFGQKLKVGQKLTANTSPTNTSQVSLYYLQFDNVSVYFFTENGIAFQQIPIPRGSLSFKIDSSGHLQFCSILEVVLRSKIDYLSTFLGILDVCDYPALCGKFFFCTDGQCSCPIQGNAFYQIDATKPNLGCLPHRPLACSDTSISSNRAHGHHFLELEHVSYFTYRYNNPSIPQLVSRDYCQNLCLENCSCKAAFFRYGVNFSSGYCYLESNVYSLKMNNQSDVFYNSTAYIKVQSRSKQINYSVIVIIVAALLFLFVCTWISKYQKCRRKMDEDEDNRVDWPAGLPLRYSFQELQNATNDFSMKLGSGGFGSVYEGVLSDGSKIAVKRLDRARQGQKEFRVEVETLGKVDHLNLVRLKGFCADKAHQMLVYEHLPNGSLDKWIFSKKKHQNFLDWKTRYKVVLNIARGLAYLHEDCREQTIHFDIKPQNILLDQNFNAKVSDFGLAKLVNREQSEVITLLRGTPGYMAPELLNMHFTEKADVFSFGVMVVEILSGKRSRELSENGLFPLLPIKAEEGKLIDLIEEGLQDEQRSVSEEAVEVIKMGMWCVLEDFTRRPAMSTVVKVLEGLREVASDVPFAFAVSSVARNQQSLYSANPNPNRNLCLSPAPKPLVLSGPR, encoded by the exons ATGATTACAGGGGAGTATCTTTCATCCTCTCATCATTTTGTGTCactacttttgagtttcttatTTATATCGTGCTCGCAGTGCTCTCAATATTCTGAGAGCACTGCTCGCTCTTCTGCAACTGCATACAGAGGCACCACATGGATCAACAGTATCCACACATTAGATTTCTTGCCATCATCATTTTATGCAGATGCACTCGTCAGGCCAATTCTTCTCACCCCCACTATCTTATATAATAATTTGAATCTGCAgtttggatgtggattcttctgcTATGGCAGTCCTTGTGACACAGGATACCAATTTGCAACTTTCTTCGCTATCAGAGACAATAATGGTAAGCTGTTGGACATGCAAATGGTGTGGAGTTCAAACCGAGAGCAGATGGTGCAAGAAAACGCAACCCTTGCGCTCACCTCCACAGGAGTTGTGTTAAGGGACGCAGATGGCACTCTCATTTGGTCTACAAATACATCCAACCATGATTTTCAAGGGATGATGATACAAGAATCTGGGAATCTTATTCTCTTTAACATGTCCAGTGGAATCATATGGCAGTCTTTTGATCATCCCACTGATACTGCGCTGTTCGGTCAGAAGTTGAAAGTGGGGCAGAAGCTTACTGCAAACACTTCTCCTACTAATACAAGCCAAG TGAGTTTATATTATCTCCAGTTCGACAACGTGTCAGTATACTTCTTTACTGAGAATGGTATCGCGTTTCAGCAAATTCCCATACCCAGGGGTAGCCTCTCCTTTAAGATTGATTCATCTGGGCATCTGCAGTTTTGTTCAATTCTAGAAGTGGTACTAAGGTCTAAGATTGACTATTTATCAACCTTTCTGGGCATATTGGATGTGTGCGATTATCCAGCGCTATGTGGAAAATTCTTTTTTTGCACAGATGGGCAGTGCAGCTGTCCAATACAGGGCAATGCTTTTTATCAGATTGACGCCACAAAGCCCAATTTGGGTTGTCTTCCCCACAGACCTCTTGCGTGCTCAGATACATCCATAAGCAGTAACCGTGCCCATGGTCATCACTTTTTGGAGCTGGAGCATGTTTCCTATTTTACTTATCGTTACAATAATCCTTCCATTCCACAGTTGGTCTCACGAGATTACTGTCAAAATCTTTGCCTTGAAAATTGCTCTTGCAAAGCTGCGTTTTTCAGGTATGGTGTCAATTTTTCTAGTGGGTATTGTTATCTGGAGTCTAATGTCTACTCTCTGAAAATGAATAATCAAAGTGACGTGTTTTACAATTCCACTGCTTATATTAAAGTTCAATCAAGGTCTAAGCAGATTAACTATTCGGTTATAGTTATCATTGTTGCTGCTCTCCTGTTTCTCTTTGTCTGTACATGGATAAGTAAGTATCAAAAATGCAGACGAAAAATGGATGAAGATGAGGACAATCGTGTAGATTGGCCGGCAGGCTTGCCTCTGCGTTACTCATTCCAAGAATTGCAGAATGCCACAAATGACTTTAGTATGAAGTTGGGAAGTGGAGGATTCGGTTCAGTTTATGAAGGTGTTTTGTCAGACGGCTCAAAGATAGCTGTGAAGCGCCTTGACAGAGCAAGACAAGGGCAAAAAGAATTTCGGGTAGAAGTGGAAACTCTAGGTAAAGTTGATCATCTTAATTTGGTAAGGCTGAAGGGTTTCTGTGCAGACAAAGCCCATCAAATGCTTGTATACGAGCATTTACCAAATGGGTCTCTGGATAAATggatattttccaagaagaagcatcaaaatttTCTGGACTGGAAGACTAGATACAAAGTAGTTCTGAATATTGCAAGGGGATTAGCATACTTACATGAAGATTGTCGAGAACAGACAATACATTTCGATATCAAGCCTCAGAACATTCTCCTCGACCAAAACTTCAATGCCAAAGTCTCAGATTTTGGCTTGGCAAAGTTGGTTAACAGAGAACAAAGTGAAGTGATAACCTTGCTGAGAGGGACACCGGGGTATATGGCACCTGAGTTACTGAACATGCATTTCACGGAGAAGGCGGATGTATTTAGCTTTGGTGTTATGGTGGTAGAAATTCTCAGCGGAAAAAGAAGCAGAGAGCTTTCAGAGAACGGCTTGTTTCCACTGTTACCAATCAAAGCAGAGGAAGGGAAGTTAATAGATTTGATAGAAGAGGGACTTCAAGATGAGCAAAGGAGTGTAAGTGAGGAAGCAGTAGAAGTAATAAAAATGGGAATGTGGTGTGTACTGGAAGATTTTACGAGGCGGCCAGCAATGTCAACTGTGGTGAAGGTGTTGGAGGGTTTAAGAGAGGTGGCCAGCGATGTTCCTTTCGCGTTTGCAGTGTCCTCAGTTGCTCGTAATCAGCAGTCGCTTTACTCAGCTAATCCAAATCCTAACAGGAACCTCTGCCTCTCCCCTGCTCCTAAACCTTTGGTGCTATCTGGACCTAGATAA